Proteins co-encoded in one Artemia franciscana chromosome 10, ASM3288406v1, whole genome shotgun sequence genomic window:
- the LOC136032350 gene encoding uncharacterized protein LOC136032350, translating to MSPAARRAMLKWTPVNERIIYARFWSAHGKLSIVACYAPTNEADEIEKDNFYETLQSIVAEIPRHDIICVVGDLNVKVGYFRNYCPEITGKHEIGDMNENRALLVDFALNNDLVIRGTLFQHKTIHKYTWTSPDGRMCNQIDHLIFSRKWRKSLIDVRGYRGTDIQSDHNLMVAKIHLKKSAKLSILLASDASESIVLQVSYGEIDKQVKKSVRTDKRQFFEQKAALAEETAKKEDLKTVYRLTNEMIGFKPNRTNLVKDENGAFLSDPLMIDERLASHIENLLNRPRINDQDIIPDTPFMILNVNEEPPSPKEIIATVRKLRNGRMLGVDGITSELLKSSVYDCMTVWVEFLTQIWIDQKVPSDWTKGTIIRLFKGDALVCGNWRGINIMSIPSKLLSIIIQQRLQQKLDKYLCDEQHGFQPGRSCADLIFTLRMLVDDSKEWKKSYIFFSLT from the exons ATGTCACCCGCAGCTAGGCGAGCTATGCTAAAATGGACACCTGTAAACGAAAGAATTATTTACGCACGATTTTGGTCAGCTCATGGAAAACTCTCAATCGTTGCCTGCTATGCACCAACTAACGAAGCGGATGAAATAGAGAAAGACAACTTTTATGAAACACTACAAAGTATTGTTGCAGAAATTCCTAGACACGATATCATATGTGTCGTAGGTGATCTCAATGTGAAAGTAGGATATTTTCGCAATTACTGTCCTGAAATCACGGGAAAACATGAAATAGGTGATATGAACGAAAACAGAGCGCTACTTGTCGACTTCGCCCTGAACAACGACCTTGTCATAAGAGGTACTTTGTTTCAACACAAGACCATTCACAAATATACATGGACTTCACCAGATGGCCGCATGTGCAATCAAATTGATCACCTCATCTTTTCACGCAAATGGCGGAAGAGTCTAATCGACGTGAGAGGCTACAGAGGCACTGATATACAATCAGACCATAACCTCATGGTTGCTAAGATCCATCTAAA AAAATCAGCCAAACTCTCCATTCTGTTGGCCTCGGACGCGTCTGAATCAATTGTTCTGCAAGTCTCATATGGAGAAATAGACAAACAAGTAAAGAAAAGTGTCCGGACCGACAAGAGGCAATTTTTTGAACAGAAAGCAGCTTTGGCGGAAGAAACAGCAAAGAAGGAAGATTTGAAAACAGTCTATAGATTAACCAATGAGATGATTGGATTCAAACCTAACAGGACTAATCTAGTAAAGGATGAGAATGGAGCCTTTTTGTCAGACCCTTTGATGATTGACGAAAGGTTGGCAAGTCACATCGAGAACCTACTAAATAGACCGAGAATAAATGACCAAGATATAATTCCTGACACTCCATTTATGATTCTTAATGTAAATGAAGAACCACCGTCTCCAAAAGAAATCATAGCCACTGTCAGAAAGCTAAGGAACGGAAGAATGCTAGGAGTAGATGGCATTACATCTGAGTTGCTGAAATCTTCAGTCTACGACTGCATGACAGTTTGGGTTGAGTTTCTAACTCAGATATGGATTGATCAGAAAGTGCCCAGTGATTGGACCAAAGGAACCATTATTAGGCTCTTCAAAGGCGATGCGCTTGTTTGTGGCAACTGGAGAGGTATTAACATAATGTCGATACCTAGTAAACTTTTGTCAATTATTATACAACAACGCCTACAGCAGAAACTGGACAAATATCTTTGTGATGAACAACACGGCTTCCAACCTGGAAGATCATGTGCAGACTTAATTTTCACGCTGAGAATGCTGGTTGACGACTCAAAGGAATGGAAAAAAAGCTATATCTTCTTTTCATTGACCTAG